The genomic region tcaaatccgtacaccacatacctaatcaaatccgtacaccacatacctaatcaaatccgtacaccacatacctaatcaaatccgtacaccacatacctaatcaaatccgtacaccacatacctaatcaaatccgtacaccacatacctaatcaaatccgtacaccacatacctaatcaaatccgtacaccacatacctaatcaaatccgtacaccacatacctaatcaaatccgtacaccacatacctaatcaaatccgtacaccacatacctaatcaaatccgtacaccacatacctaatcaaatccgtacaccacatacctaatcaaatccgtacaccacatacctaatcaaaaccaaatccgtacaccacatacctaatcaaatccgtacaccacatacctaatcaaatccgtacaccacatacctaatcaaatccgtacaccacatacctaatcaaatccgtacaccacatacctaatcaaatccgtacaccacatacctaatcaaatccgtacaccacatacctaatcaaatccgtacaccacatacctaatcaaatccgtacacccCGCTCCTCCCTTTCTGGTaattttacttttatttttttcatttttttattttttcattttttcattttttcattttctcattttctcttttttaatCACTCTAGACggatttcctcttctggtaattttctttttctcattttctcattttctcattttctcttttctaatCACTCGAAAcggatttcctctttcggtaattttgcttctttgttttttactttaatttctttttcctcttctccTCTTTCGCTTTCTCCTTTCACTCTCATCCATTCTCATTCCTCaatttatactttttttggCAGTATTCTTGACTGTTTTTCACCATTTCCCCTTACCCGCACTTCCatcacattttctttgtcaatCCACCTTCTTGCCATGGCCAATGCTTGGTCCTGCTGGGCCTGGTCCTTGCATAGGATACACACGTTACCCGCACAATTATCAcccattttcaacttcttccaacttttgcTCCTCTTGCCAtgaaacttcatttcaaattactTCACTTCATCACTTCCTTAGTTACCCTGCTTTATTATAAATCACGTGCTTCCCATCTCCCGCTTCCCATCTCCCGCTTCCCATCACCTGCTTCTCTTCACCTGCTTctcttcactttcatttttcatccCTTCTCATTCTACCTTTCTTTCCCTCTCTCCCTCTGAATATCAGAATTCTCCACTGTTTTTCACAATTACTACTTACCCGCACTTAAACTACACTTCTCCATGTTAATCAACCTTATTCCTATCCTATCCTCTGATCTCATCCTGGCCGTGCCTAAGCTACTACAGTTACCCGCACAAACAATTCCCATCCCACATCTCCcatttctgcttctcttgCCACCAAACTTCATTTAAAATTACTTCACTTCTTGACCCTAATACTTACCCTGCTTTCTTCTATATCACGTGCCTCTTATCACTCCTTTCTACCCACGcttttccatttcaccCACCTTCTGTTCTATATCGTTTCATACGGCACGAACCTCAGTGGTTCTCTCCTGTCCCATCCCATCCATTCTCAATCCATACTTCAATCCTGTTTTTGTCCGGGTTACCcctttccttcaaatctgtttcattttcctttttttcgcttttcatttttcattttcatctctgTCATTTCATACGGCACGGAGCTAGGCACTTCTCCCCTGTCCCATTTCCTCACTTCTTCCCTCTCTCTCCCTCAGctttcccatttttttcatttttttcatttttcattgcactCACTATTCCTGCTACCACAAGGGTCCCcccttgtaaatggatgAATCTTGCTGAACACAAGGGTCCTCCCTTGTAAATGGGTACTCCATTACTGAATACACGTGACTACTTCAACCAtcccattttcatttttcattgcactGTTCCTGCCACCACAGGCGTCCTCCTCAAGGGGCCCcccttgtaaatggatgGATCATTGCTGAATACAAGGGTCCCcccttgtaaatggatgTTCCCTCACAGaattcacgtgactgattcaatcattttcatttttcaccaCGATCAATCAATCCTCGTGAATCATCTCCTGAACTTATTCACGTGACAAACAGAGGAAGtgtttttcattttcatacTTCCTGTCCATCATCCCTCCATCTGTCATTCCTCTGTAAGAGCTCCCCTGTGAATAGAATACGCTTCTCCATACACGTGACCACGGCAAACACTCTACTAACAACTATCCCTCGTTCATGGCTTCTGTTAATAAAGTCCTTGTCTTAAACTGTGAACTATGGACTGCTTATTCGATGTATACTGCTACTATACTGTTTATATGACAGAGATACTCGCCCTCcctctctctccctctctctccctccctcttcttcctcccTTTCACTTTTCCATCtgaaaccttcttttccttttcgaaAGTTGAAAATTATCTCATGAAATGTAGTCTCCAGAATTACTGGAAACTGTCACCGCTCCACGTGACTAGAATTGTCTTTTTCACAACGACAACTTCCGGCGATCTTACTTAAACAATCTGTCGTTCTCGACTTTAATTATTCTTTAATTTACTCATCAACTAAACTCAAACTGCAGAGCAATACGTCCAAAACCAAACTACTAACATCTACTAGACATGTCATCTCACCCTTTCCAGGTCATTGATTTGCGTGCTCctgcagaagaaacttcacGTCTGCTATTAGAAGCTGCAAATACTCAAGGTTTTCTGTTTATTGACGGCCACtctttttctcaacaacaagTAGATGCTTTGTTTCGCTTATCCATGGAGTACTTCACCAATACTCCCCACCACGAAAAGCTGCAATATGCTTTCGATGTCGCCAAGAATTATGGATACACTGATTATTCACGGTAGCCCTTGGAATCATccaagaagatttctttgtatcCAGGTTCAGTGACGATAAGAAGAACGGATGTGTCATGAGGTTGTTGCACTATCCCCTTTTCAGGGATGATGGCGTCGATGGCAGCTCTGGGATTGACCCGACGCTAAGAATTGGACCTCATTCGGATTACGGCGCATTGACACTCTTGCTTCAAAAGGAAGGAGAGCAAGGGCTGGAAGTGCAATTGGACCCGGGCTGTGACCAGTGGACAAAGGTTCCGTTTTTGACTTCCAGATACGAAGGTTCGGCTCCTCCAATTGTCGTTAACTTCGGTGACATGTTGAGCTTTTGGACAAAAGGCGTTATTAGGAGCACGAAACACAGAGTGAAAATTGACCCTGGTGAAACGAGATCCAGTGACAGATACTCCATTGTGTTTTTTACCCATCCTGACGCAGACACTACCCTAGATCCCGTTCCAAGTAGAGTCATCGAGAGTAACTCTAATGGCATTGGGGCACCTCCGGTGACGGCTTACGAGTATTTGTCTGCTCACCTCTCCCGCGTGATCAACTCAATTCCCAGTCATGACGGCATGGTATAGGCTGCGTCACATTCTTTgacttctttcattttgttttacagttttttttacaggttttttttttgagattattaattttcaattttctaCTGTAGGCAGACAGAGTGAAGAATTTCTAACTTGATTAACTGCTATTGAGCAGGTCAGCCACTAACTTCAAACCCTGACATGTACCCTCAAATAGTTTTATATACTCCCAATACTTACCGTACCTAGTAATGAGGCTACTGAATAACGCTATACTCCGAAGGAGATACGTCGGAACATTCGCTGATGAGTTATAGGGTATATCACTCTCTCCTATTGGAACACTCTGATAATAAAAAGTCatttattttgatgaaaaaagaagagtgaatttgaatctttggatctAGAACTTGACAACACGACTGCATAAATGACCAGCATGAGGGCCGGTGGTGAGGAAGGCCTTTCACATGTTTCCCTCTGCAACTGGTATTTGTGCACCTGTAAATTATCAACCGGTCGAGAGAGACGAAGTCTGCCACAGAGACAACAGCACACTCTCGAAGTTCGAACGTCTCAGTAATTGCAATctattggaaaaaaataccaGTATTGATGTCTGCGGATATTCTGCTGGgtcatctcatcttctatgacaaattttgactctatctcttttgattctaCTCCTGTTGGtatgtattttcttcttttttcttaacCTGGAAACATATAAATACACCTCTAAAGAATCTGACGTTGCACACCAACTGACGGGGTACTTCACGATCAGTTTTTATCTTTACAACCTCGGACAACTTGAATGAGTGCAACTCTTCAGAGCATCATGTCCGAGAATAATACTACCTTCAGAGAGAAAGGAGAGGCCGCTACCAGCTTGGAAACttcaaacatttcttcagcaggagaattgaaagatccTGGCAGACTCGAAAAGGAGCAAACTATTTATGAATTTGAGACTGTgccagaagatgaggatgatagctacaacaaaataaaagttCCAGATGGAGGCTATGGCTGGGTGGTGGTTTTCTCATCCTTCTTGTTAAACTTCTGCACCTCTGGTGCGTCGTATGGTTACGGTGTTTACTTGTCATATTACATGGATAGTGGAAAATACGAAACTGGAGGTAAACTCGACTATGCTGCCATTGGGGGATTGAGCTTTGGTGTTGGGGTTCTTTTTTCTCCCTTGTACAACTATATATTGATAAACACTTCACCAAGGAAGCTCATTTCGCTTGGAATCGTCATTCAGAATGTTGCCGCGTTACTAGCTGCCTTTTCTACCAAATTATGGCAGGTGTATCTGACTCAAGGTGTGTTCATCTCAATAGGTACAGGCGCAATATGCTTTCCAAACACTACAATAGCCGCACCATGGTTtaggaagaaaagatccCTAGCTCTGGGGATTACCGTGGCCGGTACGGGGGTTGGAGGAATCGTTTTCAACCTCTCCACCCAACgcattattgataattatGATTCCAAGTGGGCGTTGATTTCTCAATGTATCATATGCTCAGTGCTGAGTACTGTAGCGGTGCTTTTGATTAGAACCAGAAGAGACGAGGTTCAGAAGTATTCTGATACGCCCACAACAGCAGTGGCGCTGGATATGTTCAAGTACCCAGTGATATGGTTATTGATCCTTTGGGTGTGTTTCACCATGCTTGGTTATGTTGTTCAGGTCTATTCTCTGTTCTCGTTTACGATTTCTCTCGGCTACACTTCCAAACAAGCCTCGGCGGTGTCCTGTGTTATATGTGTGGGAATCATTGTTGGAAGACCTCTTGTGGGACTTGCCGCCGATAAGTTCGGAGCGGTGACAACAGGGATGTTCTGCCATCTGATTGTAGCTATTCTGTGTTATGGAATGTGGATTCCGTGC from Kluyveromyces lactis strain NRRL Y-1140 chromosome D complete sequence harbors:
- a CDS encoding MCT family MFS transporter (similar to uniprot|P36032 Saccharomyces cerevisiae YKL221W MCH2 Protein with similarity to mammalian monocarboxylate permeases which are involved in transport of monocarboxylic acids across the plasma membrane mutant is not deficient in monocarboxylate transport), translated to MSATLQSIMSENNTTFREKGEAATSLETSNISSAGELKDPGRLEKEQTIYEFETVPEDEDDSYNKIKVPDGGYGWVVVFSSFLLNFCTSGASYGYGVYLSYYMDSGKYETGGKLDYAAIGGLSFGVGVLFSPLYNYILINTSPRKLISLGIVIQNVAALLAAFSTKLWQVYLTQGVFISIGTGAICFPNTTIAAPWFRKKRSLALGITVAGTGVGGIVFNLSTQRIIDNYDSKWALISQCIICSVLSTVAVLLIRTRRDEVQKYSDTPTTAVALDMFKYPVIWLLILWVCFTMLGYVVQVYSLFSFTISLGYTSKQASAVSCVICVGIIVGRPLVGLAADKFGAVTTGMFCHLIVAILCYGMWIPCRNYATVVVFGLFEGMLMGSIWLLLTSIITRLVGLPKLEAVYSVVWMFLGVCAIVSPVIGISLAKNNVKPGENAYLYTAVYCGTAYLLAALALWCIRGIIIARDKVSLVEKTGYDDGELHLRVNLVDALKGMAHYGKLYRKV